Proteins encoded in a region of the Flavobacterium sp. MDT1-60 genome:
- a CDS encoding TrmH family RNA methyltransferase gives MQLTHEENQFERKTFPITLVCDNIYFQQNIGSLFRISEAFGVENIIFLGKDIPLTPRKINKTSRSTHLHVHHTVIEQTSDLVTYLLQNNFEIIALEITSTSKPLKEVNIPENQKIALVIGSEIDGISDDLLKISNQIVHINMFGKNSSMNVVQAASIALYEFTS, from the coding sequence GTGCAACTTACTCACGAAGAAAATCAATTTGAGCGAAAAACGTTTCCCATAACACTGGTTTGCGATAATATCTATTTTCAGCAAAACATTGGTTCTCTTTTTAGAATAAGTGAGGCTTTTGGCGTAGAGAACATCATTTTTTTAGGAAAAGATATTCCATTAACTCCACGAAAAATCAATAAAACTTCACGAAGCACTCATCTTCATGTGCATCATACTGTAATCGAACAAACTTCTGATTTGGTTACCTACTTACTTCAAAATAACTTCGAAATTATTGCTTTGGAAATAACTAGTACCAGCAAACCACTAAAAGAAGTCAATATTCCTGAAAATCAAAAAATTGCACTTGTTATAGGAAGTGAAATTGATGGGATTTCAGATGATCTTTTAAAAATTTCCAATCAAATTGTCCATATTAATATGTTTGGTAAAAACAGTAGTATGAATGTTGTGCAAGCTGCGAGTATAGCTTTGTACGAATTTACTTCCTAA
- a CDS encoding M15 family metallopeptidase encodes MSKSINSLFFLVFLFFGFTSNAQNEVYTSEVKQEIADTTFVNLKDFSQDFIYDMKYATEDNFLKAKVYDCAECLLRFKTVQSLIAANNDFKKKGFKIKLYDCYRPLSIQKKMWEIVSNPEYVADPKKGSIHNRGGAVDISLVDSNGKEVDMGTPFDFFGIQAGHNYTKLSNEVKSNRKFLKKVMIKNGFNSFDSEWWHYNLKTGLKDKVSNQKWNCE; translated from the coding sequence ATGTCAAAATCCATTAATTCTTTGTTTTTTTTAGTTTTTCTTTTTTTTGGATTTACTTCCAATGCCCAAAATGAAGTTTATACAAGCGAAGTTAAGCAAGAGATTGCCGATACCACTTTTGTTAATCTAAAAGATTTTAGTCAGGATTTTATTTACGACATGAAATATGCTACAGAAGATAATTTTCTGAAAGCCAAAGTTTATGATTGTGCCGAATGTCTTTTGCGTTTCAAAACCGTTCAGTCGCTAATTGCTGCCAATAATGATTTTAAGAAAAAAGGCTTTAAAATTAAATTGTATGATTGCTATAGGCCTTTGTCAATCCAGAAAAAGATGTGGGAGATTGTTTCGAATCCGGAGTATGTGGCAGATCCAAAAAAAGGCTCCATCCACAATAGAGGAGGAGCCGTCGATATTTCTTTAGTTGATTCGAATGGAAAAGAAGTGGATATGGGAACTCCTTTTGATTTCTTCGGAATACAGGCCGGCCATAATTATACTAAACTTTCAAATGAAGTTAAATCAAACAGAAAGTTTCTTAAAAAGGTGATGATTAAAAATGGCTTTAATTCATTTGATTCGGAGTGGTGGCATTATAATTTAAAAACAGGTTTAAAAGATAAAGTTTCGAATCAAAAATGGAATTGCGAATAG
- a CDS encoding YD repeat-containing protein — protein sequence MATETQQVIRKKKVSEKTWDEENRLSGINDNGRIHQFTYDASGERVIKSSGDSQNVAINGETAATIVHTDDYTGYVSPYFVISKGKFTKHYFEGAGRIVSKLGNGSFAQPLKLTAGGVNYSKLTAEQQKALDNYVKSLGVPPGPPTQQGIYATPEFTGDPYPSEVIKPVEENQDPPEGWPRNPVFNAPGDVPGPPVQFGPPVEPTTVKPGEGFTGIGLPENDIFYFHPIIWEVL from the coding sequence ATGGCAACGGAAACCCAACAGGTTATACGGAAGAAAAAAGTTTCAGAAAAGACCTGGGATGAAGAAAACCGTTTATCAGGTATTAACGATAACGGAAGAATTCATCAATTTACATATGATGCTTCAGGTGAACGCGTAATTAAAAGTTCAGGCGATTCACAAAACGTTGCCATTAACGGAGAGACAGCGGCTACGATTGTACATACGGATGATTACACGGGTTATGTTTCTCCGTATTTCGTAATTAGCAAAGGTAAATTCACGAAACATTATTTTGAAGGCGCGGGTCGTATCGTAAGTAAACTAGGAAATGGATCATTTGCCCAGCCGCTAAAATTAACGGCGGGAGGCGTAAATTATTCTAAACTTACTGCTGAGCAGCAAAAAGCTTTGGATAATTATGTAAAAAGTTTAGGAGTTCCTCCCGGACCACCAACACAGCAAGGAATCTATGCCACACCAGAATTCACAGGCGATCCATACCCGAGTGAAGTAATTAAACCTGTTGAAGAAAATCAGGACCCACCGGAAGGCTGGCCACGTAATCCTGTTTTTAATGCTCCGGGTGATGTTCCCGGACCCCCCGTACAATTTGGACCCCCAGTAGAACCGACAACCGTTAAACCAGGAGAAGGATTTACCGGAATTGGTTTACCGGAGAATGATATTTTTTATTTCCATCCGATCATTTGGGAAGTACTTTAA
- a CDS encoding DUF4159 domain-containing protein → MKKIFYLLFFVSISSFSQEIALLKYSGGGDWYANPTSLPNLIRFCNSNINTRIKAKPSTVEPGNPDLLSYPFVHMTGHGNVVFSDADVTNLRNYLTAGGFLHIDDNYGMDQYIRKEIKKIFPNNNLVEIPANHPIFQKPFPFPNGLPKIHEHDGTRPQAFGIFVENKLVLLYTYECDLGDGWEDPEVHNDPANVRDKALKMGANIINYIFTN, encoded by the coding sequence ATGAAAAAAATATTTTACTTATTATTCTTCGTTTCCATTTCTTCCTTTTCACAAGAAATTGCTTTATTAAAATATAGTGGCGGTGGCGATTGGTATGCAAATCCCACTTCATTACCAAACCTTATCCGTTTTTGCAATTCAAACATCAATACCCGAATAAAAGCAAAACCATCAACGGTTGAGCCAGGCAATCCTGATTTGCTCTCCTATCCTTTCGTACACATGACCGGACACGGAAATGTTGTTTTTAGCGATGCTGACGTAACCAATCTTAGAAATTATCTAACAGCCGGAGGTTTTCTTCATATTGATGATAATTACGGAATGGATCAATACATTCGAAAAGAAATCAAAAAAATATTTCCAAATAATAATTTAGTCGAAATTCCCGCAAATCATCCTATTTTTCAAAAACCCTTTCCTTTCCCGAATGGCTTGCCAAAAATTCATGAACACGATGGAACGCGTCCGCAGGCTTTTGGAATTTTCGTAGAAAACAAACTTGTCTTATTATATACTTACGAATGTGACTTAGGCGACGGCTGGGAAGATCCGGAAGTACATAATGATCCCGCTAATGTTCGTGACAAAGCCCTTAAAATGGGTGCTAATATCATCAATTATATTTTTACCAATTAA
- a CDS encoding class I SAM-dependent methyltransferase: MNSSLLSKNIQEFITKNTGVEITKFALQKNPFPEIDWILILNQIEAKTKAKDKLPTWFSTKNIIYPSKISVEQTSSEKTAAYKASLISGESLIDLTGGFGVDDFYFSKRFKNVAHCEINEDLSAIVKHNFEQLQVTNCNFFANDSTNVLTELNQKWDWIYIDPSRRNDAKGKVFMLKDCLPNVPELLDFYLEKTDSILIKTAPLLDISAGLSELKFVKNIHIIALENEVKELLFEIHNHYTGEITIKTANILKDKIETFEFILDDKSDLPSYDLPQKFLYEPNSAIMKSGGFDEVSSIFKINKLHKHSHLYTSVALIDFPGRSFEIEKVISYNKNDMKTELLNQQANITTRNFPDTVENIRKKWKIKNGGNLYCFFTTDKNDNKIVLICRKII; encoded by the coding sequence TTGAATTCGTCTCTTTTAAGCAAAAACATTCAGGAATTTATAACAAAAAATACCGGTGTAGAAATTACGAAATTTGCACTTCAGAAGAATCCTTTTCCAGAAATTGACTGGATTTTGATTTTGAACCAAATAGAAGCAAAAACAAAGGCAAAAGACAAATTACCCACTTGGTTTTCAACCAAAAATATAATTTATCCGAGTAAAATATCGGTCGAACAAACCTCATCTGAAAAAACAGCTGCCTATAAAGCTTCCTTAATTTCCGGCGAAAGTTTAATTGATCTTACAGGAGGTTTTGGTGTTGATGATTTTTACTTTTCAAAAAGATTTAAAAATGTAGCCCATTGTGAGATAAACGAAGATTTATCTGCAATCGTTAAACATAACTTTGAACAATTACAAGTAACAAATTGTAATTTTTTCGCCAATGATTCCACAAATGTTCTAACAGAATTGAATCAAAAATGGGATTGGATTTATATTGATCCCTCAAGAAGAAATGATGCAAAAGGCAAAGTTTTCATGTTAAAAGACTGTTTGCCAAATGTCCCTGAATTATTGGATTTCTATTTAGAAAAAACAGATTCTATATTAATAAAAACTGCCCCTTTATTAGATATTTCAGCAGGTTTGTCAGAATTAAAATTTGTCAAAAACATTCATATTATTGCTTTAGAAAATGAAGTAAAAGAATTGCTTTTTGAAATCCACAATCATTATACAGGCGAAATTACAATCAAAACTGCTAATATCTTAAAAGACAAAATCGAAACATTCGAATTTATTTTGGATGATAAATCTGATTTACCTTCTTATGATTTACCTCAAAAATTTTTATACGAGCCAAATTCGGCCATAATGAAATCTGGTGGTTTTGATGAAGTGAGTTCTATTTTCAAAATAAATAAACTTCACAAACACTCTCATTTATATACTTCCGTAGCGTTAATTGATTTCCCGGGGAGATCTTTTGAAATAGAAAAAGTGATTTCATACAACAAAAATGATATGAAAACAGAACTTTTAAATCAGCAAGCAAATATTACGACCCGAAATTTTCCGGACACGGTAGAAAACATTCGAAAAAAGTGGAAAATAAAAAATGGTGGAAATTTATATTGTTTTTTTACAACAGATAAAAATGATAACAAAATAGTTTTAATTTGCAGAAAAATAATTTAA
- a CDS encoding AI-2E family transporter encodes MITSKIISNGILRALATILVISAVLYFLYEIQTVIVYLCISLILCLIANPLVQFLKNKLKFSNSIAATTTILVFILALVGFIFLFVPLIISQANNLSLLDTDNLQAQFMETERSIETYFNIQHVDLSKALKDSKIMSALNVGFFTGFINSIMNFLANMGMGFVSVFFITFFFIKDQEDFKAGAKKILPDTNEDKILNSITKINHLLTRYFIGLLLQLTVVFILYLIVLLVFGNKNAFVIAFLCAILNIIPYIGPIIGTILAGILTMISLIGSDFQSEILPTTIYVIIGFLLVQAIDNNISQPIISSKSVNSHPLEIFLITLISGITFGIVGMIIAIPVYTMLKVILKEFFPDNKIVSVLTEKI; translated from the coding sequence ATGATAACATCGAAGATCATTTCCAACGGAATCTTAAGAGCTTTAGCAACCATTTTAGTTATTAGTGCCGTTTTATATTTTTTATATGAAATTCAAACCGTAATTGTTTATTTATGTATCTCATTGATATTGTGTTTGATTGCAAATCCTCTAGTACAATTTTTAAAAAATAAATTAAAATTCAGCAATTCTATAGCGGCGACTACAACAATTCTGGTATTTATTTTAGCATTAGTTGGTTTTATCTTTTTGTTTGTGCCCTTGATTATTTCACAAGCTAATAACTTATCCTTATTAGATACAGATAATCTACAGGCACAGTTTATGGAAACAGAACGAAGTATCGAAACTTATTTCAACATTCAACACGTTGATTTAAGTAAAGCTCTTAAGGATTCAAAAATAATGTCAGCTTTAAATGTTGGCTTTTTTACAGGCTTTATCAATTCAATAATGAATTTCTTAGCCAATATGGGTATGGGATTTGTTTCTGTATTCTTTATTACTTTTTTCTTCATCAAAGACCAGGAGGATTTTAAAGCAGGTGCCAAAAAAATTCTTCCCGATACGAACGAAGATAAAATCTTAAATTCTATTACCAAAATAAATCATTTACTGACCCGCTATTTTATTGGCTTGCTACTTCAATTAACGGTTGTTTTTATTTTATACTTAATTGTATTACTTGTTTTCGGAAATAAGAATGCCTTCGTTATTGCTTTTTTATGTGCCATTTTAAATATTATTCCATACATAGGCCCAATTATCGGAACGATACTAGCCGGAATATTAACAATGATTAGCTTGATTGGAAGTGATTTTCAATCTGAAATTTTGCCAACCACTATTTATGTAATTATTGGTTTTTTACTTGTTCAGGCTATTGATAATAATATTAGTCAGCCTATAATTTCATCAAAAAGTGTAAATTCGCACCCGTTAGAAATATTCCTGATAACTTTAATCAGTGGAATTACTTTTGGAATTGTTGGGATGATTATTGCCATTCCGGTTTACACTATGCTAAAAGTAATTTTAAAAGAATTTTTTCCTGACAATAAAATTGTTTCCGTATTAACTGAAAAAATCTAA
- a CDS encoding zinc metalloprotease, which produces MKKVLITAFTALVLFSCQNDQTEPTGSDASAATERRCASQEVLEAQLKADPMLAIKMNEIEAFTTNRILTNRLVNGKVEIPVVVNVLYKTTAQNISDAQIQSQIDVLNKDFNALNSDYNSVPALFAGVKANVGITFVLDQIIRKSTTKTSWGTNDAMKKTAQGGIAPTSPTTKLNLWSCAIGGGILGYAQFPGGASSTDGVVIDSRYFGLSGAANAPFNLGRTGTHEVGHWMNLRHIWGDATCGSDLVSDTPTHNTANYGVPTYPHYSTCSGTPVEMTMNYMDYTDDNGMYMFSLGQKSRMAAIFVSGGPRAAFGI; this is translated from the coding sequence ATGAAAAAAGTTCTTATTACCGCATTTACAGCTTTAGTGCTGTTTTCTTGTCAAAATGACCAAACAGAACCAACAGGTTCAGATGCTAGTGCTGCTACAGAGCGTCGTTGTGCTTCGCAAGAAGTTTTAGAAGCACAATTAAAAGCAGATCCAATGTTAGCCATTAAAATGAATGAGATTGAAGCTTTTACTACAAATCGAATCTTAACGAATCGTTTAGTAAATGGTAAAGTCGAAATTCCGGTTGTAGTAAATGTTTTGTATAAAACGACTGCACAAAACATTTCAGATGCACAAATTCAATCACAAATTGATGTGCTGAACAAAGATTTCAATGCTTTAAACTCTGATTATAATAGTGTTCCGGCACTTTTTGCAGGAGTAAAAGCCAATGTAGGAATTACATTTGTTTTAGATCAGATTATCCGAAAATCTACAACAAAAACTTCATGGGGAACTAATGATGCCATGAAAAAAACGGCACAGGGTGGAATCGCTCCAACTTCTCCAACAACAAAACTTAATCTTTGGTCATGTGCTATTGGCGGAGGAATTTTAGGTTATGCACAATTTCCTGGTGGAGCATCATCTACTGACGGTGTTGTAATCGATTCCAGATATTTCGGTTTATCTGGTGCTGCAAATGCTCCATTTAACTTAGGAAGAACTGGTACTCACGAAGTGGGTCACTGGATGAATTTACGCCATATCTGGGGAGATGCTACTTGTGGAAGTGATTTAGTATCTGATACTCCAACGCATAATACTGCAAATTATGGAGTACCAACTTATCCTCATTACAGCACTTGTTCAGGAACTCCTGTTGAAATGACCATGAACTACATGGATTACACAGATGATAATGGAATGTATATGTTTTCATTAGGTCAAAAAAGCAGAATGGCAGCCATATTTGTTTCCGGAGGCCCAAGAGCAGCATTTGGAATATAA
- a CDS encoding 16S rRNA (uracil(1498)-N(3))-methyltransferase codes for MQLFYNPDIDETTETFYFDKEESRHIIKVLRKKDSDILHVTNGSGLLFETEITLASDNKCIVEVLSIKKTPEPKFRLHLAVAPTKMNDRFEWFLEKATEIGIQEITPVFCDRSERKTINKERFEKIILSAMKQSNETYLPKLNEAISFKEFIKQKNEGLQLIAHCEETDKKSLKEVLNPNENVTILIGPEGDFSDKEITLALENNFQPVMLGNTRLRTETAAVVACHSVVFFNENIN; via the coding sequence ATGCAATTATTTTACAATCCTGATATAGACGAAACTACTGAAACTTTTTATTTTGATAAAGAAGAAAGCAGACATATTATAAAAGTTTTACGCAAAAAAGATTCAGACATTTTGCACGTAACAAACGGTTCAGGTTTATTGTTTGAAACTGAAATCACATTGGCTTCTGACAATAAATGTATTGTTGAAGTACTTTCGATAAAAAAAACTCCAGAACCAAAATTTCGTTTGCATCTGGCCGTGGCTCCAACCAAAATGAATGATCGATTTGAATGGTTTTTAGAAAAAGCTACAGAAATTGGAATCCAGGAAATCACTCCCGTTTTTTGTGATCGTTCTGAGCGAAAAACGATAAATAAAGAACGTTTTGAGAAAATAATTCTTTCGGCAATGAAACAATCCAATGAAACGTATTTACCTAAATTAAATGAAGCAATTTCGTTTAAGGAATTCATCAAACAAAAAAATGAAGGTTTACAATTGATTGCGCATTGTGAAGAAACTGATAAAAAATCATTGAAAGAAGTTTTAAACCCGAATGAAAATGTAACAATTCTGATTGGTCCCGAAGGTGATTTTTCAGATAAGGAAATTACATTGGCTTTAGAAAATAATTTTCAGCCGGTAATGCTAGGTAATACTCGTTTACGTACAGAAACTGCTGCTGTTGTGGCTTGTCATAGTGTTGTTTTTTTTAATGAGAATATTAATTAA
- the tsaD gene encoding tRNA (adenosine(37)-N6)-threonylcarbamoyltransferase complex transferase subunit TsaD: MQNSEVFILAIESSCDDTAAAVLHNDKVLSNVVANQLIHNQYGGVVPELASRAHQQNIVPVIDAALRKANVQKEQLTAIAFTQGPGLMGSLLVGSSFSKSLSLALQIPLIAVNHMHAHILAHFIDEEGFDKPEFPFLALTISGGHTQIVKVNGFFDMEIIGETTDDAVGEAFDKSAKILGLPYPGGPLIDKYAKEGNPKTFAFTKPKVPGLDFSFSGLKTAILYFIQKKKLENPNFIEENLNDICASIQYTIIEILMDKLKLAVKETGIKQIAIGGGVSANSGIRTRLKESEGKYGWKTFVPKFEYTTDNAAMIGIVGYQKYLSSRFETSAVVSKARIQF; the protein is encoded by the coding sequence ATGCAAAATTCAGAGGTTTTTATTCTTGCCATCGAAAGTTCCTGCGATGATACTGCTGCTGCAGTTTTACATAACGATAAAGTACTCTCAAATGTTGTGGCCAATCAGCTTATTCACAACCAATACGGTGGTGTCGTACCTGAGTTAGCCTCAAGAGCGCATCAGCAAAATATAGTTCCTGTAATTGATGCCGCATTACGCAAAGCAAATGTACAAAAAGAACAATTAACAGCCATTGCCTTTACGCAAGGGCCTGGTTTAATGGGATCATTATTAGTAGGAAGTTCATTTAGCAAATCGTTATCATTGGCATTACAAATTCCGTTGATTGCTGTAAATCACATGCATGCCCATATTTTAGCGCATTTTATTGATGAAGAAGGATTTGACAAACCTGAATTTCCATTTTTAGCCTTAACGATTAGTGGAGGACATACGCAGATAGTAAAAGTAAATGGCTTTTTTGATATGGAAATTATTGGCGAAACCACAGATGATGCAGTTGGAGAAGCTTTTGATAAAAGTGCCAAAATTCTTGGACTTCCCTACCCTGGCGGACCATTGATTGACAAATATGCGAAAGAAGGAAACCCAAAAACTTTTGCGTTTACAAAACCAAAAGTACCGGGATTAGATTTTAGTTTCTCTGGATTAAAAACGGCCATTTTATATTTTATTCAGAAGAAAAAACTGGAAAACCCAAATTTCATTGAAGAAAACCTGAATGATATTTGTGCTTCTATACAATATACCATTATCGAAATTTTAATGGACAAATTAAAATTAGCGGTAAAAGAAACCGGAATAAAACAAATTGCAATTGGCGGAGGAGTTTCTGCAAATTCCGGAATTAGAACGCGATTGAAAGAAAGTGAAGGCAAATACGGATGGAAAACTTTCGTTCCTAAATTTGAATACACTACAGATAATGCTGCAATGATTGGCATTGTTGGTTATCAAAAATATTTATCAAGTCGTTTTGAAACTTCTGCAGTAGTTTCTAAAGCGCGAATTCAATTTTAA